In a single window of the Branchiostoma floridae strain S238N-H82 chromosome 2, Bfl_VNyyK, whole genome shotgun sequence genome:
- the LOC118410100 gene encoding GREB1-like protein isoform X6 — protein sequence MRKKGTPKSLDRDVSDGVQEEERGQQGTVSLTKSEGLFFTEENPLSLLLFKNILWAMGNTHGQLKSSRFEAALHSSIEQSLRSQDVAPRPVFSQLYLDKQQGHVRPPGPENIDVKPNIKELEAAPRDRHSSASSTSGYRGNPPAEQPSVDQSYEDEEKEDPPGSPQQPYRFPTPPEGACQTPGYCQAGKDIRLTSLREVKLTLPEGFVLVGAKSPNLTNNILVAAVDARFLPNPKTNLALLGFSGNCIGCGEQGFRYFTEFSAHINMRLTTQPKKQKHLKYYIVRNNLGLLVRGPLVPWKVVSPEVRKRGFPMAPQVVSPLLSAGEKMLAGAASSQAAQGAQQATISYHANRVPASLLAAQQQHPSPQPRPSTIKYGGGGSPPLPNGPSPPDGSAQPPKKRHKGWGPGRPDTMSNLNLVMPPHPAMQAESVFIQPGLLNICCTKPVVLACHGNLPYLHGNVNDVVVSTLLVDCYKPVQMPPKLLEGLGLTNAPPLSVETMALLTVQYLVQLGNEKVPLREEFDAILLQARQESAIKDKNMQQHAQFLSVAPAQLPWLAKVAASASNGLVRIVNAQASLAEGISETLQMICMPQPYTRYPSFVVVIHVSRHRGTEFCVLVTGVHQARVVAESMLSASDCFKEISYEIITGKFNLLTSHFKEPNTAMSVPVKKHAAHIPGNSELDKLLDDFVGPMSGEVMVPYHGGELHRVREDVAKDMVPDKQPDVSTDHQELHPVQIAVAMKILSQVCAIADSGTQSLDLGRFSKVDILVMLPPSNILYNQTVERLKQSGVLVDLGMETASSIDQKVDQYVMKCDSVAENQAKFESFVKHVRQHPYTLHVLIQDQAHVDVNRHSSGNMGLADKYINCKDFADAPNLLTLQVSASPFSLQTQKSRVTPHNEVFWPSNIKQNPNVPPEDTVYFGVSDYCRTADWSNHMPALRSDDSFEQMSTSLLAKYPKLHSMVIRTYILVRHYSAALMTIAGVPGAQEMTTTETLNMLQDVVNAPLTSPGGRGSMLLLRVPSIQLAMVAYDKLHSVRDKLGLQYRFDVILSSANTDLTLEEYFLKRMQAWRGELDNPERKSSWVPRTYCDLDGLPCILILCGKDPLGETMPRSLKYCDLRLVNHGHVTRASLEQEISLGCRYISRDVVNEPITVCDMSDEDSQSDSEMDNDDGDLQIDTDRPRSNSSDVQQTSPGFSGNQAQHNGSVSDSTRNPNDNVGRSSPDSAQDSGKESQGNSVPEMSPQQPQASVTSLQGMVENSIDMIYGKEKNSNSHEGDADLPNEPFEQREAAAARDRSGTSPMASVKSSVSKDNLPTTSTSSLGQHKPSSSRIAGSSLLPVTIIVSKTAYDILRPDPQGKQRHISLQPHPDVGWICPLRPMLLGEVTNEVQSAYYRQWTEPLQHHMDTDNKGENSLPVFHPRRLLLSGPPQVGKTGAYLQFLRVLFRMLIRLLEVEVYNEEEINMDRESPAVSLVYNDNQTTHLTAKWPDYEFVRSMPFDANLHEGKYMSCSPVYAGAEKKDNSPAVNKDSRRPTMSIMLSKFSAHNSFHHCEHCHHYMESVTPQQTRESSLYSFTFPSAVYGEEVRLHFIIPQTQEKHFVFSKQGHHLESLRLPSLEDAGHNDIKTPIFTPTCSRQEHGLLNLFHAMEGGRHTHMVVVKQCEMALYQKFWPNHIILVLPVVCNDAGIGAARFLVKELAYYNLELERNRQEELGVRRQDVWPYVIIMDDSLVMWNMHDSTQEDKQTQNISLKSVIQHLEATPKITHFSMLGARQWSGKSTVDVSMQPFSRCHLHSFIMLNVDATQNVQYDQNRYYCEDIDFNMRISSGNGLLCRFNRFSFMKKAIHVGGGMDFPMKPKVANANTQNITTRQFVAAPDGMKSGFHTCISILHGGKHTCCHTCTCMTYVL from the exons ATGAGAAAGAAGGGGACTCCCAAGTCCCTGGACAGGGATGTTAGTGATGGAGTTCAGGAGGAAGAAAGGGGTCAGCAGGGCACAGTTTCATTGACCAAGAGCGAGGGGTTGTTTTTCACCGAAGAAAACCCCTTGTCACTTCTGTTGTTCAAGAACATTCTTTGG GCAATGGGGAATACCCACGGACAGTTGAAGTCCTCCCGATTCGAGGCAGCGCTGCACAGCTCCATTGAGCAGTCCCTTCGGTCCCAGGATGTAGCTCCACGTCCTGTCTTCTCCCAGCTGTACCTGGACAAACAGCAAGGCCATGTGCGCCCACCAGGACCAGAAAATATAG ATGTGAAACCCAACATAAAAGAGTTAGAAGCAGCTCCGAGGGACAGACACAGCAGTGCCAGTAGCACCAGTGGTTACCGTGGCAACCCGCCAGCGGAACAGCCCAGTGTGGACCAGTCATATGAGGACGAGGAGAAGGAGGACCCCCCTGGGAGCCCCCAGCAGCCCTACAGGTTCCCCACCCCCCCAGAGGGGGCATGTCAGACACCAG GGTACTGCCAGGCAGGAAAAGACATCCGTCTGACATCCCTGAGAGAGGTGAAGTTGACCCTGCCCGAGGGTTTTGTCCTGGTTGGAGCCAAGAGCCCGAACCTTACCAATAACATCCTGGTGGCAGCTGTGGATGCCAGGTTCCTGCCCAACCCTAAAACCAACCTGGCATTGCTAG GTTTCAGTGGGAACTGTATCGGATGTGGGGAACAGGGTTTCCGTTACTTCACAGAATTCTCTGCACATATCAACATGCGGCTGACGACACAACCCAAGAAGCAGAAGCACCTCAAGTATTACATAGTGCGGAACAACCTGGGTCTGCTGGTTAGGGGACCTCTGGTGCCATGGAAAG TGGTGTCCCCGGAGGTGCGTAAGCGAGGGTTCCCCATGGCCCCCCAGGTGGTGTCCCCGCTCCTGTCTGCAGGTGAGAAGATGTTGGCAGGAGCAGCCTCCTCTCAAGCGG CCCAAGGTGCCCAGCAGGCTACCATCAGTTACCATGCCAACCGTGTCCCAGCATCCCTCCTGGCCGCTCAGCAGCAGCACCCCTCCCCCCAGCCGCGCCCTTCCACCATCAAGTACGGAGGAGGAGGCAGCCCGCCGCTGCCCAATGGACCCAGCCCTCCCGACGGGTCCGCTCAGCCACCAAAGAAGAGACACAAGGGGTGGGGACCAGGAAGACCAG ACACCATGTCTAACCTGAACCTGGTCATGCCCCCCCACCCTGCCATGCAAGCCGAGTCCGTGTTCATCCAGCCTGGCCTGctcaacatctgctgcaccAAGCCTGTCGTCCTGGCCTGCCACGGAAACCTGCCCTATCTCCACGGTAACGTCAACGACGTGGTGGTCAGCACCCTGCTGGTGGACTGCTACAAGCCCGTCCAGATGCCGCCCAAGCTGCTGGAGGGCCTGGGACTGACCAACGCCCCTCCGCTGAGCGTGGAGACCATGGCACTGCTGACCGTGCAGTACCTGGTGCAGCTGG GAAATGAGAAGGTCCCTCTGCGTGAAGAGTTTGACGCCATCTTGCTGCAGGCGCGGCAGGAGTCGGCCATTAAGGACAAGAACATGCAACAGCATGCCCAGTTCCTGTCCGTCGCACCTGCACAGCTGCCCTGGCTCGCTAAAGTCGCTGCTAGCGCTTCCAACGGACTTGTCAG GATTGTGAATGCCCAAGCCTCGCTAGCAGAGGGCATCTCGGAGACCCTGCAGATGATCTGTATGCCTCAGCCCTACACCAGATACCCTTCCTTTGTCGTGGTGATCCACGTCTCCCGACACAGGGGCACCGAATTCTGCGTACTGGTCACAG GTGTGCACCAGGCGCGAGTGGTGGCAGAGAGCATGCTGTCGGCCAGTGATTGTTTCAAGGAGATCAGCTATGAGATCATCACAGGCAAATTCAACCTACTTACCTCACACTTCAAGGAGCCCAACACTG CCATGTCAGTTCCTGTGAAGAAGCACGCAGCTCACATCCCAGGCAACAGTGAACTGGACAAGCTGCTGGATGACTTTGTGGGCCCGATGTCAGGGGAGGTCATGGTGCCGTACCACGGAGGGGAGCTCCACAGGGTCAGGGAGGATGTGGCCAAGGACATGGTCCCTGACAAGCAACCAG ATGTGTCCACGGATCACCAGGAGCTTCACCCCGTCCAGATCGCCGTGGCGATGAAGATCCTGTCTCAGGTGTGTGCCATCGCTGACTCCGGCACGCAGAGCCTGGACCTGGGGCGCTTCAGTAAGGTGGACATCCTGGTCATGTTGCCGCCCTCCAACATCCTGTACAACCAGACAGTGGAGCGGCTCAAGCAGTCAG GTGTCCTTGTGGACTTGGGTATGGAGACAGCGTCCTCCATCGACCAGAAGGTTGATCAGTACGTGATGAAGTGTGACAGTGTGGCGGAGAACCAGGCCAAGTTTGAGTCCTTTGTGAAGCACGTCCGCCAGCACCCCTACACACTGCACGTGCTTATACAGGACCAGGCTCATGTGGATGTCAACAG GCACTCCTCTGGGAACATGGGCTTGGCTGACAAGTACATCAACTGTAAGGATTTTGCCGACGCGCCCAACCTGCTGACGCTGCAAGTCAGCGCCTCACCCTTCTCTCTGCAGACACAGAAGTCCCGAGTAACCCCCCACAACGAAGTCTTCTGGCCCAGCAACATCAAACAG AACCCCAACGTCCCCCCTGAGGACACCGTGTACTTCGGTGTGAGCGACTACTGCAGAACTGCAGACTGGAGTAACCACATGCCTGCCCTGCGCTCAGACGATTCCTTCGAGCAGATGTCTACTTCTCTCCTGGCCAA GTATCCCAAGCTGCACAGCATGGTGATTCGGACGTACATCCTGGTCCGCCACTACTCTGCCGCCCTGATGACCATCGCAGGCGTCCCCGGCGCCCAGGAGATGACCACCACAGAGACCCTCAACATGCTGCAGGACGTGGTCAACGCCCCCCTGACCAGCCCCGGCGGGCGGGGCAGCATGCTGCTGCTGCGCGTTCCCTCCATCCAGCTGGCCATGGTGGCCTACGATAAGCTGCACAGCGTGCGGGACAAGCTGGGTCTGCAGTACAGGTTCGACGTCATTCTCAGCAGTGCCAACACTGACCTGACTCTGGAGGAGTACTTCCTCAAGAGGATGCAG gcTTGGCGAGGAGAGTTGGACAACCCTGAGAGGAAGTCGTCCTGGGTGCCCCGCACCTACTGTGACCTGGATGGTCTGCCGTGTATACTCATCCTGTGTGGGAAGGACCCACTAGGGGAGACCATGCCCAG GTCTCTGAAGTACTGTGACCTGCGGTTGGTCAACCACGGTCATGTGACTCGTGCCAGCCTGGAGCAGGAGATCAGTCTGGGCTGTCGCTACATCAGCCGTGACGTCGTCAACGAGCCAATCACGGTGTGCGACATGAGTGACGAGGACAGCCAGAGCGACAGTGAAATGGACAACGATGATGGCGACCTGCAGATCGACACAGATCGCCCTCGGAGTAATTCTTCAG ATGTACAGCAGACATCTCCCGGCTTCTCAGGTAATCAAGCTCAGCACAACGGTTCGGTCTCCGACTCCACCAGGAACCCCAACGACAACGTCGGCAGGTCTTCTCCCGACTCCGCCCAGGACAGCGGGAAGGAGTCGCAGGGCAACAGCGTCCCCGAGATGTCACCCCAGCAGCCCCAGGCGTCGGTCACGTCCCTACAGGGCATGGTGGAGAACTCTATAGACATGATCTATGGGAAGGAGAAGAACAGTAACAGCCATGAGGGCGACGCAGACCTGCCGAACGAACCGTTCGAGCAGCGGGAAGCAGCAGCAGCACGTGACCGCAGCGGAACGTCCCCCATGGCTAGCGTGAAAAGTTCCGTCAGTAAAGACAACCTCCCCACCACATCTACCTCATCTCTGGGCCAGCACAAGCCGTCGTCGAGCAGAATAGCGGGGTCCTCCCTGCTCCCGGTGACGATCATCGTATCAAAGACTGCGTACGATATCCTCAGACCGGATCCTCAGGGAAAACAGCGGCACATCTCCTTACAGCCCCACCCTGATGTGGGGTGGATCTGCCCACTCAGGCCCATGTTGTTAGGGGAGGTCACCAACGAAGTGCAGTCAGCATACTACAG GCAATGGACGGAGCCTCTGCAGCATCACATGGACACAGACAACAAGGGTGAGAACAGCCTGCCAGTGTTCCACCCCAGGCGACTGCTGCTGAGCGGACCCCCACAG GTCGGCAAGACGGGTGCGTACCTGCAGTTCCTGCGGGTGCTGTTCCGCATGTTGATCCGCCTGCTGGAGGTGGAGGTCTACAACGAGGAGGAAATCAACATGGACCGCGAGTCCCCGGCCGTCAGCCTGGTCTACAACGACAACCAGACCACGCACCTGACCGCCAAGTGGCCTGACTACGAGTTTGTGCGCAGCATGCCGTTTGATGCCAACCTCCACGAGGGAAAGTACATGTCATGCAGTCCTGTGTATGCTGGTGCAGAGAAGAAAG ATAACAGTCCAGCTGTGAACAAGGATTCCCGGAGACCCACCATGTCCATCATGTTGTCCAAGTTCAGTGCACACAACAGCTTCCACCACTGTGAGCACTGCCACCACTACATGGAGTCAGTAACACCACAG CAGACGCGTGAGTCCAGCCTGTACAGCTTCACCTTCCCGTCTGCCGTGTACGGGGAGGAGGTCCGTCTGCACTTCATCATCCCGCAGACGCAGGAGAAACACTTCGTGTTCAGTAAGCAGGGGCACCACCTGGAGAGCCTCAGGCTGCCATCACTGGAAGATGCG GGGCACAACGACATCAAGACGCCGATCTTCACGCCCACGTGCAGTCGGCAGGAGCACGGGCTGCTGAACCTGTTCCACGCCATGGAGGGGGGGCGCCACACCCACATGGTGGTGGTGAAGCAGTGCGAGATGGCGCTGTACCAGAAGTTCTGGCCCAACCACATCATCCTCGTGCTGCCGGTCGTCTGCAACGATGCTGGCATCG GAGCTGCACGGTTCCTGGTGAAGGAGCTGGCCTACTACAACCTGGAGCTGGAGCGCAACCGTCAGGAGGAGCTGGGCGTGCGGCGCCAGGACGTCTGGCCCTACGTCATCATCATGGACGACTCGCTGGTCATGTGGAACATGCACGACAGCACACAGGAGGACAA GCAAACTCAGAACATCTCCCTGAAGAGCGTGATCCAGCACCTGGAAGCCACGCCCAAGATCACCCACTTCAGCATGCTGGGTGCGCGGCAGTGGAGCGGGAAGTCCACGGTGGACGTGAGCATGCAGCCGTTCTCGCGCTGTCACCTGCACAGCTTCATCATGCTCAACGTGGATGCCACACAGAATGTGCAGTATGACCAGAACAG ATACTACTGTGAAGACATTGACTTCAACATGCGGATCAGCAGCGGGAATGGACTGCTGTGCCGCTTCAACCGGTTCTCGTTCATGAAGAAGGCCATACACGTGGGCGGGGGTATGGACTTCCCCATGAAGCCAAAGGTTGCCAATGCCAACACACAGAACATCACCACCAGACA GTTTGTAGCTGCCCCTGACGGAATGAAATCAgggtttcatacatgtatcagtattTTACATGGTGGGAAGCACACCtgctgtcatacatgtacatgtatgacctaTGTGCTGTGA